In Acidimicrobiia bacterium, one genomic interval encodes:
- a CDS encoding universal stress protein, with protein sequence MPKTVLVPLDGSTAAMRAIAIATVLADRFDADVRLIAAQVPGGGTRTDWLDDAVAHTHSQGARAEAVWSISVADAVRALADDANDPIVCMATHARTRLGHALFGSVAEDVVRSLAIPAVLVGPKCRESWPADGPLLVCLDGSKASDTIIPIAREWAVALGTKVVLLHVFHPLDVESATRPEAVLGPAAERLAADVDVEMRVVRGRHPARTIIELIEEVEPSLVALATHGRTGLARVALGSIATEVVRRSVCPALVVRPPTLAED encoded by the coding sequence CTCGACGGCTCGACCGCTGCGATGCGCGCGATCGCGATCGCGACCGTGCTCGCCGACCGATTCGATGCCGATGTGCGCCTGATCGCGGCACAGGTCCCGGGAGGAGGGACACGCACGGATTGGCTCGACGACGCGGTAGCCCACACACACTCGCAGGGCGCGCGGGCCGAGGCCGTGTGGAGCATCTCGGTAGCCGACGCGGTGCGTGCTCTCGCGGACGACGCGAACGACCCGATCGTGTGCATGGCCACACATGCGCGGACCAGGCTCGGCCACGCCCTGTTCGGCAGTGTCGCCGAGGATGTCGTGCGCTCGCTCGCGATCCCCGCGGTGCTCGTCGGCCCGAAGTGTCGTGAATCGTGGCCTGCCGACGGCCCGCTGCTGGTCTGTCTCGACGGATCCAAGGCGTCGGACACGATCATTCCGATCGCCCGCGAGTGGGCGGTCGCGCTCGGCACGAAGGTGGTCCTTCTGCATGTCTTCCACCCGCTCGACGTGGAGAGCGCGACCAGGCCGGAGGCGGTGCTGGGTCCGGCTGCCGAGCGGCTTGCCGCCGATGTCGACGTCGAGATGCGAGTGGTCCGGGGCCGCCATCCCGCTCGCACCATCATCGAGCTCATCGAGGAGGTCGAGCCTTCACTCGTCGCGCTCGCGACCCACGGGCGCACCGGCCTCGCGCGTGTCGCGCTCGGTAGCATCGCCACGGAAGTTGTTCGCAGGAGCGTGTGTCCCGCGCTCGTCGTGCGCCCCCCAACCCTCGCGGAGGACTGA
- a CDS encoding NAD(P)-dependent alcohol dehydrogenase, whose product MRALQLIGWGKDAEFRDVAEPEPGPGEVLVRVGGAGACHSDLHLMHDFTEGMLPWSPPFTLGHENAGWVEAVGAGVHDLELGVPVVVYGPWGCGRCLRCREGMENYCERQATIGAAGGGLGWDGGMAPLLRVPSARHVVPLTSLSPVDAAPLTDAGLTPYHAIKRSLALLGPGSFAVVIGAGGLGHMATQILDVCTPTTVIAVDPRREALALVSTVGAAHTVIAGADTAAELRELTRGRGADLVLDLVGSDETLAIGAAVTRQLGHVTLVGLAGGTLPVSFFSPQYEVSVASTYWGSLPELMEVVALAEAGKIRAHVQQFSLEDAPRAYEAMRDGSLRGRAVIVP is encoded by the coding sequence ATGCGTGCACTCCAGCTCATCGGGTGGGGGAAAGACGCAGAGTTCCGCGATGTTGCCGAGCCCGAGCCGGGACCGGGCGAGGTGCTCGTGCGCGTCGGCGGCGCGGGCGCGTGTCATTCGGATCTGCACCTGATGCACGATTTCACCGAGGGCATGCTCCCGTGGAGCCCACCGTTCACGCTCGGCCACGAGAACGCAGGGTGGGTCGAAGCCGTGGGAGCGGGGGTCCACGATCTCGAGCTCGGCGTACCGGTCGTCGTCTACGGACCGTGGGGTTGTGGTCGTTGCCTGCGCTGCCGCGAGGGGATGGAGAACTACTGCGAGCGGCAGGCCACGATTGGCGCGGCGGGGGGCGGGCTCGGATGGGACGGCGGCATGGCGCCACTCTTGCGGGTCCCCAGTGCGCGCCACGTGGTCCCGCTCACGTCGTTGTCGCCGGTCGATGCCGCCCCGCTCACCGACGCGGGCCTCACGCCCTATCACGCGATCAAGCGATCGTTGGCGCTGCTCGGTCCGGGCTCGTTCGCCGTCGTCATCGGCGCGGGCGGCCTCGGCCACATGGCCACGCAGATCCTCGACGTGTGCACGCCCACTACCGTCATCGCCGTCGACCCACGCCGCGAGGCGCTCGCCCTCGTGAGCACCGTGGGCGCGGCGCACACGGTGATCGCAGGTGCCGACACCGCTGCCGAGCTGCGCGAGCTCACCCGCGGCCGCGGAGCAGACCTCGTCCTCGACCTCGTCGGGTCCGACGAGACGCTCGCCATCGGTGCGGCGGTCACTCGCCAGCTCGGCCACGTGACGCTCGTCGGTCTCGCGGGAGGCACGCTGCCGGTCAGCTTCTTCTCGCCGCAGTACGAGGTATCGGTTGCCAGCACCTATTGGGGGTCGCTCCCCGAGCTCATGGAGGTCGTCGCGCTCGCGGAAGCCGGGAAGATCCGCGCGCACGTACAGCAGTTCTCACTGGAAGATGCCCCACGGGCGTACGAAGCGATGCGAGACGGCTCGCTGCGCGGGCGCGCAGTGATCGTGCCGTGA
- a CDS encoding pyridoxamine 5'-phosphate oxidase family protein, translating into MTNAWLESLTFDECIARLQEQQVGRIAVVSDEFPLVLPVNYRLVAMPGKNWIAIRTRPGNVIERAGVHVAFEIDNIDPERRGGWSVVVRGTLHHVDEEAADFRTRFDPDPWIVRERDAWMVIEAFQITGRRLRHPGAEWGFELPPEV; encoded by the coding sequence GTGACCAACGCGTGGCTCGAGTCGCTCACGTTCGACGAGTGCATCGCGCGGCTCCAGGAGCAGCAGGTGGGACGCATCGCGGTCGTTTCCGACGAGTTCCCGCTCGTGCTGCCGGTGAACTACCGGCTGGTCGCGATGCCGGGCAAGAACTGGATCGCCATCAGGACACGCCCGGGGAACGTGATCGAGCGCGCCGGCGTGCATGTTGCGTTCGAGATCGACAACATCGATCCGGAGCGTCGCGGGGGTTGGTCGGTGGTCGTGCGCGGAACACTGCACCACGTCGACGAAGAGGCCGCCGACTTCCGCACTCGCTTCGACCCCGATCCGTGGATCGTCCGCGAGCGCGACGCGTGGATGGTGATCGAGGCGTTCCAGATCACCGGGCGCCGGCTCCGCCATCCGGGCGCCGAGTGGGGCTTCGAGCTTCCCCCTGAGGTCTGA
- a CDS encoding erythromycin esterase family protein: MRTSSATDSGVVALDRAARPVTGAPDDYDALLDLVGTKRFVLIGEASHGTHEFYRERARITRRLIDECGFTAVAVEADWPDAYRVNRYVMGLSHDGDADTALSDFRRFPAWMWRNRDVLHFVEWMRARNDAHAHPATRARFYGLDLYSLRASIEAVIEYLDHVDPAEARRARARYSCFDHVGGEGQAYGYALAYKDALPCENEVVAQLLELRSRSSAYLRRDGWVAEDELFFAEQNARVVRDAEEYYQQMYRAEVSSWNLRDRHMAGTLDALVEHLDRRLRRAKVVVWEHNSHVGDARATAMSARGELNVGQLARQRYGSECLLVGFTTYDGRVTAAPNWGDPPERKHVRPALGGSHEALLHEVAASGFWLVTHEPAVHESLSQVRLERAIGVIYRPETERESHYFAARLADQFDAVIHLDRTRALEPLERTALWDRGEPPETFPTGI; this comes from the coding sequence ATGCGCACGAGCTCAGCGACCGACTCGGGAGTGGTGGCACTCGACCGTGCGGCGAGACCGGTCACCGGTGCGCCCGACGACTACGACGCACTGCTCGATCTCGTGGGCACGAAGCGGTTCGTGCTGATCGGCGAGGCGTCGCACGGCACGCATGAGTTCTACCGGGAGCGAGCGCGCATCACCCGTCGGCTGATCGACGAGTGTGGCTTTACCGCGGTCGCGGTGGAAGCCGACTGGCCCGACGCGTATCGAGTCAATCGTTACGTGATGGGTCTCTCGCATGATGGCGACGCCGACACCGCGCTGTCGGACTTTCGTCGCTTCCCCGCGTGGATGTGGCGCAACCGTGACGTCCTGCACTTCGTCGAATGGATGAGAGCGCGGAACGACGCGCACGCGCATCCCGCGACCAGGGCGCGGTTCTACGGCCTCGACCTGTACAGCCTCCGTGCTTCGATCGAAGCCGTCATCGAGTACCTCGACCACGTCGACCCTGCCGAAGCCCGGCGTGCACGAGCGCGTTACAGCTGCTTCGATCACGTCGGAGGTGAGGGGCAGGCTTACGGGTACGCGCTCGCCTACAAGGACGCGCTGCCGTGTGAGAACGAGGTGGTCGCGCAACTGCTGGAGCTGCGGAGCCGGTCGAGCGCCTACCTGCGCCGTGACGGCTGGGTTGCCGAGGACGAGCTGTTCTTCGCGGAGCAGAACGCGCGCGTGGTGCGTGACGCGGAGGAGTACTACCAGCAGATGTACCGCGCCGAAGTGTCCTCGTGGAACCTGCGCGACCGGCACATGGCGGGCACACTCGACGCGCTCGTCGAGCATCTCGACCGCCGGCTCCGGCGCGCGAAGGTCGTGGTGTGGGAGCACAACTCGCATGTCGGTGACGCGCGAGCAACGGCGATGAGCGCGCGGGGTGAGCTCAACGTCGGACAGCTCGCGCGCCAGCGCTACGGAAGCGAGTGCCTCCTCGTCGGGTTCACCACCTACGACGGGCGCGTCACCGCGGCGCCGAATTGGGGTGACCCACCCGAGCGCAAGCACGTGCGCCCGGCCCTCGGTGGCAGTCACGAGGCACTCCTGCACGAGGTTGCTGCGTCGGGCTTCTGGCTCGTCACTCACGAACCTGCCGTGCACGAGAGCCTGAGCCAGGTCAGGCTCGAGCGCGCGATCGGCGTGATCTACCGGCCCGAAACCGAACGCGAGAGCCACTACTTCGCGGCTCGTCTCGCGGATCAGTTCGACGCCGTCATCCACCTTGATCGCACCCGAGCACTCGAGCCACTCGAACGCACCGCCCTGTGGGATCGGGGCGAGCCACCCGAGACGTTC